Below is a genomic region from Sorghum bicolor cultivar BTx623 chromosome 9, Sorghum_bicolor_NCBIv3, whole genome shotgun sequence.
NNNNNNNNNNNNNNNNNNNNNNNNNNNNNNNNNNNNNNNNNNNNNNNNNNNNNNNNNNNNNNNNNNNNNNNNNNNNNNNNNNNNatatatatatatatatatatatatatatatatatatatatatatatatatataagttatCACTATTATATCACATGTCAAATTCTCAGTGTACTCTTGCTGCACAaattttgagagagagagagagatatgcACACAAAAGATGAGCCCGGTTTGGGTTATGGAAAGCAgtgagatgaagaagaaaccttTAGAGTAGATTGTGCCGAAGAGGAGGCCTGAACCCTAGGCTTCTTGTTGGCTGAACCTGTAGCAGTGCTGTTGCACTAGAGAAAGAcaaagaaacaaagcaagaacaATCATGATCTCATTTCGACCTGTCCCATGAAACAACACACTAACTCTTGGTAAAGTGAATTCATTCCCAGTGGTTCTAGCTCTCAATATAATGCGGACAAGCTATGGGATCATGTACCAGGaccatataaataataaataaaacagTAGGTCAAGAAATGTGCTAAATCCGTCTAGGAAAGAATACCATTCCAACTATATTAAGTCAAACCATCTTCACACCGACAAAACCTAAAATTGCATTTTTCTCAAAATTATAAAGAACCAATATTGTGTAATCATAAGTAGATTTGTTATGGAATATATTCACACAATATACCTATTGTAATCATAAATGATGCTACAATTTCCTTTAACCATACCTAGAATTACATTTTTTTTGGTGTGTCTGGGGTGGGGCGTGGGGGGTGAgggaggatggagggagtagtaaatTAGTAGAAACAAAAAGAGGTAGCCCTTTCAATATGGGTGCATGCCGTAACACTCTGACCAAGAGATTATGAAATAGCGTGCATGAAAATACCACCAGCTTGGTTGACAAATAAAGTGGATTTGCATATGACATGGAAACATGCATGTCTGTACTACTAGCAAATAAAGCATCTTTTCATGAAAAGAAGCATAGTACTACTGCCTTTATTTTGTTTCAGTTAATGGAAGATAGAATGCACCGTCACCAAGAGATCTTATTGACAGTATAGCCCCCCACCCCCCATCCCATCCTAGTCGTCGGTTAAAGATGAGATAACATAATCATGGTATATCTTTCCATCTCAAACTAAGATGAATGGAGTGCCTTTTGAAAGTACCATCTCTTCCCGAGGGCGATCAAGATGAAACATTGTGTAATAAAGTAGGCATAACGAATGCATTCCATGTCGATCGGAGCTTAAATAATTAATTTGAATCTAAATACATGTCTTCCATATGCATGAATAAAGTCGATAAATTCCTTGATGAATGTAAGTTTCTTCTttaatttttaaaaaagaaTCAAAAGACGAAATTGATAATGTTGAAAAAAAACAAAGGGATTGGAAAGAACAAATCAGAAAACATCCTACGAACTAGCAATGGTTGACATTAGTTTCCCGGATTATAGACCAAGGTAGCTCATCTCACCTCGGATGAGTTATCAGAGATATGATGGTGGCTCTTTAGCTCCGGAAGTGGCGCGCTGTTTGAGAAGTCGAGCATGTTGCTGCCGAGGCTGGTGGTGATGCACGACCTAGGAGACGAGGCCAGGAGCATCTGGCTCAGCTGAGACTTGCTGGCCCCTCCTGGCGCCGGCATCTCATGGTCACCAGCAGCGACGTGGCTGTGGCTCCCATAGAAGTTGTACGGAGGTTGAGGCATGGCGGAGCCCTCCTCCTTCATACCACCACCACCCACCATGCATGCACTTGCTGCAGTTTCAGCGTGATCCCCCCAATTCTCTATGCCCTTTGACGGGAGAGCTGCGGTGGCGCTGTATCGCTCATGGTCTCCTGCAACTAACCCCCCTCTGCACATGTAGTTATAGATGAGCACAGACAGATGAGTCCATGGGGATAAGAACAACTGCAAGTTAGCATCAGAGTAAAACGAACATGAATAAGATGATTAGAGACAGGAAGGTAGATTAACACTGGGAAAGGCTTGATCCGCTATAGGACAAAGTGGGTTAACCACTTTATTCCTTCACCTAGAGCTACTGTTAAGTATAGCTAGGGTACATGGATTGTGGAGGTCTGTAATTGTGGATCTGTTGCATGAATAAATCTTAAAAGATTTAACCAGTAAAGAACGAATGAGGGCCGCTGGGGAAGAGACTCAAGAGAGAGATAGACAAATAAGAGAGAGAAGAGTGCTTACAGAAGCATCTGGCTCCATGATTCTGGCATGTGGTTCTCCTGACCGCTGCCGCCGTCTTGCAGACTTGGAAGAGAACCAGCCGCGCCGCCGTTGATATGACCTAGCTGGCCTGAAGAGGTACCGGTGTGCAGAAACTGCTGTGGGAAGAGCATGGATGGAGACGACAAGGAGGGCAGGATGGGGGAGGCCTCTTGATCCTCATGGCACGACTTGAAGCTGCTCATGATATTATTGCTGCTGGCTGTGGCAGTATTGCCGCCGCCACTGCCGGTACCGCTCCAGATCATCTGCTGGACAAGGGAGGTCTGGAATTCTCCTCTGTTCATCACCGGCCGCGCgctggagagagaggagagctaGAGATGAGCTCTCTTACTTCAACAAATGCTAGCTGCTGCTATCTCTTCCTTGCCAGAGGCTCTCTAGCTCCTCTTGCACTCTTGGTGTGGAAGTAGTCTCAGGTCAATCTTAAAGGGGCCAGCAGTGTCGCTCGTCGCAATTTCCTTGAGGGAGATGGGCTGGGCAGGGCATATATCTTCTCTTCCTCCTATAGAGAGGGGGGGAGAGAGAAAGAAGGGAACAACAACAATACCAAACAGAAGAAAAAAAGAGGTGAGAGGAGCTGAATAAAAAAGCATAGGCGCTGTTCGGAGAGGAATCTGGGCTTTGTTTTGTTTTCCGCTTCCTTTTGCTTCACTCCTTTATTTGTGAACTTTCCCTTGCTTTCCTCCAgcccctttctctctctctctacataccccctcctcctctttcTCATTCTTCTTTTGTATGTTATACACAGACACACacaattatatatattttttctttatttcccTTCTCCCTGTCACTTTTGCTTTATCACAATAAAGTGATGTAGGAAAGGTATGTGAGACACAGCATTTGGGACCAAAAGGAGCCGTTTCAAGACGTGGCGGTGCTTGTTAATCTATATCATCTCATCCAGCTTGTGTATGTCACCACCTTTCAAACCACCAATTAAGTAGACGCCACCTGATAATTGCAGTTGCACGCAGTGATGAATGAAGCTTAGACTAGCTAGATGCACACGTACAAAGATATAACCTCCACAACACGCACATACACAGGAACACAGTAGTGCACGCATGcacgcacaaaaataaagtgggATCGGAAGGCATGCCGATGCGGAAAGAATGTCCCATCCGATCGGTTTTGGCTTCATATATTCATCCCTCTAACTTGTTACATGCATCAGGGAAACCGAAATGATGTACTTATCTTGCTAGATTTA
It encodes:
- the LOC8066635 gene encoding transcription factor bHLH68 isoform X1 — translated: MNRGEFQTSLVQQMIWSGTGSGGGNTATASSNNIMSSFKSCHEDQEASPILPSLSSPSMLFPQQFLHTGTSSGQLGHINGGAAGSLPSLQDGGSGQENHMPESWSQMLLGGLVAGDHERYSATAALPSKGIENWGDHAETAASACMVGGGGMKEEGSAMPQPPYNFYGSHSHVAAGDHEMPAPGGASKSQLSQMLLASSPRSCITTSLGSNMLDFSNSAPLPELKSHHHISDNSSECNSTATGSANKKPRVQASSSAQSTLKVRKERLGDRITALHQIVSPFGKTDTASVLQETIGYIRFLLGQIEALSYPYMGHGTSIQNGPIGERNPAGLFPEFPGQLLNHNNNTGAQQPAAVQPDEQQGVNDDMKKDLRSRGLCLVPVSCTSHFGGDNAADYWAPAPLGGILR
- the LOC8066635 gene encoding transcription factor bHLH68 isoform X2 gives rise to the protein MNRGEFQTSLVQQMIWSGTGSGGGNTATASSNNIMSSFKSCHEDQEASPILPSLSSPSMLFPQQFLHTGTSSGQLGHINGGAAGSLPSLQDGGSGQENHMPESWSQMLLGGLVAGDHERYSATAALPSKGIENWGDHAETAASACMVGGGGMKEEGSAMPQPPYNFYGSHSHVAAGDHEMPAPGGASKSQLSQMLLASSPRSCITTSLGSNMLDFSNSAPLPELKSHHHISDNSSECNSTATGSANKKPRVQASSSAQSTLKVRKERLGDRITALHQIVSPFGKTDTASVLQETIGYIRFLLGQIEGPIGERNPAGLFPEFPGQLLNHNNNTGAQQPAAVQPDEQQGVNDDMKKDLRSRGLCLVPVSCTSHFGGDNAADYWAPAPLGGILR